The genomic DNA GGCGAGGCGGCAGCCGTGCTGCGCCGGCTGGGGGTGCAACAGGTCAGGACCTCGGCCTCCGCCGCCTCCGGCGTACCGGCCGCCGTTGCACCCGAGGCGATCGTCGCCGCGCTCGTTGCCGCCGGCGTGCCCGTCCGCGGATTCGTCGCCGCCGCGCCCAGCCTGGAGGACGTATTCGTGTCGCTGACCGGGGAGGGATTCGATGTCGACGCCTGACACGGTCGCCACAGGGGCGCCCGCCAGCGGTCGGGGGCCGGAGCGCGCGCCGACCGGGGCGGCGGTTGCCGGCACGGCGCGGCCCCGGCTGAGCCCCTGGCGTCTCCTGGGTTCCGAACTGGCCCTCATCGCAGGTCGGCGGCGCAATCAGGCCGGGCTTGCCGTGCTGGCGTCGGTGCCGATCATCATGGCGATCGCGGTCAAGGTGAGCCAACCCCGGGCGGGCCGTGGCCCCGATTTCCTCTCCTCGATCACGGCCAACGGCCTGTTCGTCGCGTTCGCCGCGCTCACGGTCGAGATGACGATGTTCCTTCCGCTGGCCATCGCCATGGTCTCCGGCGACTCGGTTGCCGGCGAGGCCAACATCGGCACCCTGCGGTACCTCCTGACGGTGCCGGTGGGGCGGACCCGGCTGCTGGTGGTGAAGTACCTGTCGCTGGTGGTCGCCGCCGTCTGGGCCGTGACGCTCGTCGCCGTCGTGGGCGCCATCGTCGGCATCGTCATGTTCGGGACGGGTCCGCTGACGAGCCTGTCGGGCAGCCAGCTGCCGTTCTCGACGGCCGTGGTCAGGCTGATCCTGGTGGTGCTCTATCTGGGCGCCGGGCTCGCCGCGCTGGCGGCCGTCGGCCTGTTCATCTCGACCCTCACCGAGCAGCCGATGGCCGCCGCGGTGGCCCTGATGATCGTCACGATCGTGTCGTGGATCCTTGATGCGATCCCGCAGGTCGACTGGCTTGCGCCATACCTGATCGTGCATGAATGGCTCGCGTTCGGCGACCTGCTCCGGGACCCGATCGCGACCGAGGCCATCGGGCGTGGCCTGCTCGTCGACCTCTGCTATGCCATCTTCTTCTGGGCGCTCGCGTGGGCCCGGTTCGCCGGGAAGGACATCACGAGCTGAGGGCGCGCTCCAGGTCGGCGCGGAGGTCCTCATACGACTCCAGGCCGATCGAGAGCCGCAGCACGTCCTGGCCCGGCTTGGCCTCCGCCGCGACCGGACGGTGGGTGAGCGCGGCCGGGTGCTGGATGAGCGAGTCCACCCCGCCCAGCGACACGGCGTGCGTGAAGACCCGGACCCGCTCGACGACGGCGCTGGCCCGCCGGAAACCCTCTTCCGGACCGCCCGCCAGTTGGACGGCGATCATCGCCCCGGGCCCCCGCATCTGCCCCTCGGAGCCGACCAGCCCGTGCGGGTCGCAGCCGGGCAGGCCGGGGTGGCGGACCCCGGCCACGTGCGGGGCGTCCGTCGCCAGCCAGTCGACCAGCCGGGCGGCGGTCTCCTGCTGCACCCGGACGCGGATCGGCAGCGTCTGCAGGCCGCGGTGCAGGAGGTACGCCGAGAGCGGGTGCAGCAGCCCGCCGGTGACGGCGCGGACCCGGCGCAGCGCCGCGGCCCAGGTGTCGTCGCACGCCACCACGCCGGCGACCACGTCGCCGTGACCGCCGAGGTATTTCGTGCCGCTGTGCAGCACCAGCGTCGCGCCGTGCGCCGCCGGGTTCTGCAGCACCGGGGTGGCGAACGTGTTGTCCACCAGCACGGGCACCTCGCCCGCACCCGCCGTACCCTTTCCATTCGCGCGGCCGCCCGCCGCCGCGACGACCGCGGCGATGTCGACCAGATCCAGCGTGGGGTTGCCCGGCGTCTCCAGGATCACCAGACAGGTGTCCGGCCGGATCGCGGCGGCCACGCCGTCCGGCGTACAGAACGTCGTCTCCGTTCCCAGCAGCCCCGTGGCGAGCACGTGGTCGGTGCCGCCGTACAGCGGCCGGACCGCCACGACGTGCGCCCCGCGCCCAGCGGCCGAGCCCTGCTCCCGGGCGGCGAGGATGGCCGCGGCGACGGCGGCCATGCCGGAGGCGAACGCGACCGCCTGGGCCGTCCCCTCCAGCGCGGCCAACGCGGTCTCGAAGCGGGCGACGCCGGGATTCCAGAGGCGCTGATAGATGAGCCCGCCGGACTCCGGCCCCGGGTCGGGCACGCGACCCGAGGCGAGCAGGTCGTACGCCGCGCCACCGGCGGCGACCGACGGCACCGGGTAGGTGCTGGATAGGTCGATGGGCGGCACGTGGAGCCCCAGGGTCACCAGGTCTGCACGGCCGGCGTGCACGGCTAGGGTCTCCAGCCTCATGACGTCGTCCATGCTCGCCACTGTCCAGGGCGCGCCGACGAGCGGCAACCGGATTGGCCAGATCCGTCCCGGTGAGTTCGGTCGCCCCGCCGCCGCCGGCTGGGCCGCCGGGCTTACTCCGGCGGCGCGGCGGGCTTGGGGATGGCGGACAGATCGTACGGCGTGCGCTGGTAGACGTAGTAGTTCAGCCAGTTCGAGTAGAGCAGGAACGCGTGGCTGCGCCATGTGACCAGGGGCTTTTGGGTGGGGTCGTCGCCCGGGAAGTAGTTGACCGGCACCTTGATGGGCAGCCCGCGGGCCACGTCGCGGTCGTACTCGGCCTGCAAGGTGCGCCGCTCGTACTCCGGGTGACCGGTCACGAAGAGCTGCCGCTGGTCGCGACTCGTGGCCAGGTAGACGCCGGCCACGTCGGACTCCGCGATCAGCTCCAGCCCGTCCGCGGCGAGGATCGCCTCCCGCCCGACGCCCGTGTGGCGCGAATGCGGCGCGGGGAAGACCTCGTCGAAGCCCCGCACGATGTGTGCGTGCCGCTCCAGGACCCGGTGCTCGAAGACGCCGAACATCTTCTCCGCCAGCTCGAACTTGGGCACGCCGAAGTGGTGGTAAAGCCCGGCCTGGGCGCCCCAGCAGGTGTGCAGCGTGGAGAACACGTGCTCCTTGGACCACTCCATGATGTCGACGAGCTCGGGCCAGTAGTCGACGTCCTCGAACGGCATCAGCTCGACGGGGGCGCCGGTGATGATGAGGCCGTCGAACTTGTCGTCGCGCACCCGGTCGAACGTCGTATAGAACGCCTCGAGGTGCTCGCTCGAGGTGTGCGTCGACTCCCGCGAGCGCATCCGCACGAGCGTGAATTCCACCTGCAGCGGCGAGTTGCTCAGCAGCCGCAACACCTGTGTCTCGGTGTCCACCTTCGTGGGCATGAGGTTGACCATGGCGATCCGCAGCGGGCGAATGTCCTGGTGGCCGGCGCGGTCCTCCGACATGAGGAACACGTTCTCCGCGTTCAGCGTGGCGCGTGCGGGCAGATCGCGGGGAATCTTGACGGGCACCTGGTCCCTCCTCCGGCCGGCGGTGCGCCGCTCGCGTGCGGGAGCGGCAGTGCGGGAGACGAGGGTACGGCGTGCGGGGCTGGCCGCGCAGAGGCGTATCTCACCGTGGGCAGCTAGCATCGGAGCGTCTCCCTGGAGCGCCCGCGGGATATCCGTTGCGCGGGCCGGCGAGTCGTGTCCGGCAAGGGCACGAACACCGGCGACCGCAGCCGTCCGAGCGAGGGAGAGCCATGGGAAAGCACTACAGCGAGGCGTCGGAACGCACCGCCAAATGCCTCTTCTGGCTCGGGGTCGTCGCCATGCTGGCCGCGATCATGCTCGGGGTAGCCACGCGCAGCGTCGGCGCCTGGGTGGTGCTCTTCGCGATCGGGCTCCTCGGGCTCGCGGTCGCCGTCTGGAATCGCCCACGGCTCGCCCCGCCGGCGGGGGCGTCGTCAGCAGCCACTATCGCCCCATCGGCGGCCGCAGCCGCCCCCGCCCCGACGGTCAGCCAGGCGCCGGTGTCGCGCCCGGTGGCGGCGCCGAAGTAGCCGTCGCGGTCGCCGTGGCGTTGCGCAGCTCACGGCGTACGTCGCGCACGAAGACCGCCAGCGCACCGGCGAGCGCGACGGCGTAGGCCGTCAGGGCGACCTGTAGCGGGAAGACCGCGGCGGACCAAGCCGGCATGCCCCCCACGCCGTACTGCCAAGACAGCGCCAGCGCCGACGCCCCCACCATGAGGACGCCCGGTGCCGCGGTCGCGCGGTCCCGGCGGCACACCCACAACAGACCGATAAGGCCCAGCAGCACCGCAGTCACCGTCGCGGCGCGCCACTCGCTGCCGGCGTCGGCCTCGGCGTAGATGTCGTGCCAGCAGGCCCAGAACAGGCAGGTGAGCACGAGGCCCGCGGCGACCAGGAGGGCTGACTTCGCCGCCGGGGCCAAGGTGGAGATCGCCCTGACGCGTTCCCGTGCCGCGCCGCGCAGGACGTCGCCGACGAGTCTGGGGGACAGGGGCAATTCGCGCAGCAGGTCGAGGTATTCGGCGCCGTAGCGGTGCCGCCATTTCGCCGGGTAGAGCGCCAGGAGGAGGCGTCTCATGTCGCACCTCCCGGCAGGGCTAGGCCGTGCGCTGCTCGGCCGGGACGCGACGTACGCCGTGCGGGGCCGGCGCCCGCGGCTCGGCGGGTCGGCGCTCGGCCGCCGCGTTCGTCCAGGGCGGCCACGAGGAGCCGCCAGGCCGCTTCGTGCTCGGCGGCGACGGTGCGCCCGGCCGGGGTCAGCTCGTACGGGCGGCGCCGGCCCTGCGGGGGCAGCGGCGCGATCAGGCCCTGCTCTTCCAGCGCCGTGAGCGCGCCGTAGAGGGTCCCGGGCCCCATCGTCACGCCGCAGAGCGCGGCGACATCCTCGATGATCGCGTAGCCGTGCTTGGGGCCGCCGGACAGCGAGGTCAGGACCAGCGCTCGGGGGCCGCCGAAGGTGGTGGGGTCGGCCATGCGTGTCCCTCTCTGTGCGGCTCCGCTGACGGCAACTACTACGTCCCACGATACATCGGGAGGCGTATCAGCGACAGGGGCCGGAGCTCACCTTCCGGGTCTGGTCACGACGCTCCAGCAGCACCAGCACCTCGGCGTGGTCGGTGTGCGGGAACATGTCGAAGAGCCGGGCGCGGGTCGGTCGGAGCGACGGCATCCGCGCCAGGTCGGCCGCGAGAGTGACCGGGTTGCAGCTGGAGTAGACGACGGTCGCCACGTCGCTGTCCTCGAGCCAGGCCGCCAGGCGGGGGCCGATGCCGCGCCGGGGCGGATTGACGATCACCATGTCCGGGTGTCGGCGAAGCGCCTCGGCGTACGCCGTCGCGTCGCCCGGCACGAACCGCGCGGCCAGGCCGGCGCTGTGGGCGGCGGCCGTTGCCCCGGCCACGGCCGCCTCGGCGGCCTCGACGCCGGTGATGTGGGTAGGCGCGTCCGGGGCGGCCCCGCCCAGCGCCCGCGCCGCGTGCAGGGCGAATCCGCCCACGCCGCAATACAGGTCGAGGACCGACTGGGGCGCGGCGGAGGCGATCCAGTCAGCGGCCTGCCGATAGAGCGCCCCCGCGACCTGCGTGTTGGTCTGTAGGAACGCCCCCGGGTGCAGGTGCAGCGTGACGTCCCCGACCCGCATCGGGAGGGTGTGTTCGTCGGTCAGTATCACGTCCGGACCCGGGCCCTCCGCCAATGCCGCGTGGGCCGGGAGCAGGTTGGCGGACACGACGTGCGGGGCGCGGAGGCCGGCGGCGACCAGGTCCGCGGCCAGGTCGGGCAGCCCCCGCCGGATCTTGCCGAGCTGGCCCTCGGAGCGCAGCACGAAGCGGATCATCGCCTCGGCGCCCTCGGGTCGTGCCGAACCGGCCGTGATGCCAGCGCCATTCGAGTCGTCGGGGGTCTCGCGGGTGCCCTGCGTGTCGGAGGGCGGCGTCTCGATGACCTGGATGCCCTTGAGTTCCCCGGTGCGGGCCGCCACGTCGTACGGCCGCAGGCCCAGCCGCGCGATGAAGCCCGCGAGGACCGGCAGGGCTGCGGCTGCGTACGGCCCGACGATGCCGCAGCCGCGCAGGTCCACACCCGACCCGTCCGCGGCGAGGATCCCGAGCGTGGGGGATTGCGGCGTGCCGGCGACGACCATCTTGGCCTTGGCGCGGAAGCGGTCCTCCGCCGAGGCGCACGGGGCCGACCAGGCCAGATCCGCGTGCTCGCCGAGAAGCCGCCGCGCGGCGGCGTCCTTGGCGGCCAGCTGCGCGGCGTACGGCGTCGCGAGCCGGACACAGGAACCACAGGCGCCCGCCTCGAAGTACCCACACCGCACGACCCGATTCTGCCGCCCGCTGCGATCGGCCGCCGCATCGCTTATTCAACCTTTTGGTTGAAAACCGTCAAGGACGGGGGCTAGCGTCTTAATCAACCACTTGGTTGAGAAAGGATCGCATGGACGATCAGCTGTCGAAGGCGTTCGCCGCCCTCGCCGACCCGACGCGCCGAGACCTCGTCGCGCGGCTCGCGATCGGCGACGCGACCCCCTCGGAGCTGGCCGCCCCCTACGACATGACCCTGCAGGCGGTCAGCAAGCACCTCAAGGTGCTCGAGGCCGCCGGGCTCGTCTCGCGCACCCGCGAGGCGCAACGCCGTCCCGTGCATCTGGAGGCGGCGGCACTGCGCGCCATGACCGAATGGATCGATCGCTACCAGCGCCGGGCGGAGGAGCGGTACGGCCGCCTGGCGGCGGTGCTCGCCCAGCTCGGCGACGAGTGACGCGGTCACCCGACGTACGACCCGCTTGTCCCGACCCATGTTCACCCCACGGAGCAAGGAGAGCAGCCATGACCACGACCCAGCACCTGACCGCCGCCCGGATCGAGGCCGACGCGCAGGTTCCCCTGATCCGCATGACCCGGGATTTCCAGGCCACGCCCGCCCAGCTGTTCCGGGCGCACACCGATCCCGAGATCTACGCCCGCTGGGTCGGCCCGGCCGACATCGGCACCCGCATCGAGCACTGGGACGCCCGCACCGGCGGGAGCTGGCGCTTCGTCAACCACCGGGGCGAGGGGGATGCGCTGGAGGAGTACGGCTTTCACGGTTGCTTCCACGAGGTCCGGCCGGATCGCATCGTCCAGACCTTCACCTGGGAGGGCCAGCCGGACGGCGTGTCCCTGGAGACCCTGACGTTCGAGGACCTCGGCGACGGCTGGACGCGCCTGCACGCCCAGTCCCTCGTCGACTCCTTCGAGGGCCGCGACGCCTGGCTGGACAGCGGGATGGAGACCGGCGTCAATGACGGGTACGCCAAGCTCGACGCCCTGCTCCCGACGCTGCTCGCCGAGGGGAGCCCGGCGTGACCGCGCTGCCGCAGCAGGCCATCCCCGACAAGTTCCGCACGGTCGCCGCCGGATTCACCGCGCGGGTGGACGCCGTGACCGACTGGGACGCCCCCACGCCGGTCAAGGAGTGGGTCGCGCGGGACGTGGTGGCCCACCTCACCTGGATCAAGGACGTGCTCGGTGACTGCGTCGACCTGGGCGAGATCCCCTCGGCCGCAAGTGATCCGGTCGCCAGCTGGGCGGCGCTCGCGGGCGCCATCCAGGGCCTGCTCGACGACCCCGCGACGATGGCGATCATCCATCGGCACGCGCACACCGGCGAGAACCCGGTGCCCGTGCTCATCGACCGGATCTACACCGGGGACGTCTTCTTCCACACCTGGGACCTGGCCCGCTCCAACGGCCTGGATGACCGGCTCGACCCGGCGTACGTCCATGAGGCGCTCGTCGGCATGACCGCGGCAGAGGAGGTCCTGCGGCCCTCGGGGCAGTTCGGGGAGCGCCAGCCCGTGCCCGACGACGCGACCGAACAGGACCGGCTGTTCGCCTTCCTCGGCCGCGATCCGTCCTGGCGCCGCTGAGTCGGCGTCAGCCGCCGCCGGCCTGGGCGCGGGTAGCCTCGGGGCAGGGCCGGGCTCACCCGCGGGAGGTGCGCGATGACGACGTACGACGTCCTCATCGTCGACGACGAGGAGGAGCTGGCCCGCAGCACGGTGGACTATCTGGCGGCGTTCGGCCTCGCCGCGACCTGGGCCGGCTCAGCCGAGGACGCCCTGGGGCGCCTGCGCCGCGACGACGCGCGGCTCATCCTGCTCGACGTCAACCTCCCCGGTCTGACCGGGTTCGACCTGTGCCGGCGGCTGCGCACCGACGCGGGCACCGCGCAGACCCCGATCGTCTTCCTCTCGGCGCGGCGCAGCGACGACGACGAGATCCTCGCGCTGAGCCTCGGCGGGGACGACTACCTGCGCAAACCGTTCTCGCTGTCGGTGCTGCTGGCGAAGGTCCGCCGCATCCTGACCCGCCTCGACGACGCGGGGGCCGCGCCGACGGGGTACGACGACGGCCACCTGCGCTGGGACCCCGCCGCGGACCGCTTCTGGGTCGGGGGCTGCGAGCTGGTGCTGCCGGCCATGGAGCATCGGCTGCTGCGCTACTGCCTGGAACACCGCGGCAAGGTGCTGACCAAGCGGGACCTCTTCGTCGGGGTCTGGGGGGACGCCATCACCGGCGAGGGCACCCTGACTGTGCACGTCCGGCGCCTGCGGACCCGCATCGAACCCGACCCCGAGCATCCCACCTACCTGCGCACGGTCTGGGGTCGCGGCTATCTCTTCGAGGGGCCGGGCGGGTGAGGGGGGAACGCGCCGGCGCGGTGGGCCAGATCGACGGCGTACGACGGGCCGGGGGCGCGCGGGTTGTCGGGGTGCGGCCCGATTCGCGCCAGCGGCTGCGCACGTGGCCGATGCTGCTCGGCCTCTGGGTGCTGGCCGCCCTCGCGGTCGGCGTGCTCATGTGGACCGTGACGCGGCCCCTGCCGGCGGTGGACGTGGCCGCCGCGAACGATCTCGCCCGCACGGCCGAGCGCAGCTGGGGCAGGCTCGACACCGCGGCCCTGGACGGGGTGGGCGTGGACTACACGGTGGTGGATCGGGCCGGGAACGTCCTGGCCGCCCGCGGCGCCCCGGTCACCGATCAGTTCGCCGCGGCGCGCGCCCGGGCGGTGTCGCTCGACGTGAACCGGGGCGACCAGACCCTGGGCCGCGTCTACGTCGCCGACCCGAGCACGGCCGCCGCGGCCGACCGGCTGGGATTCGTCGCGCGGGTGGCCGCCTTGGCGATCGGTGCGATCGCCGCGGTCGGGACTGCCTGGCTGCTCTGGCTGCGCCGTCGGGTGGTGGCGCCGTTCGGGCGCTTGCAGGAGTTTGCGGCCGACATCGCGGCCGGTCGCCTCGATGCGCCGCTGCGGATGGACCGGTCGCATCTCTTCGGGGCCTTCACCGAGAGCTTCGACCTGCTGCGGGCCCAGCTCACGCGGGCCCGCGAGGCCGAGCGGGCGGCGAACGAGAGCAAGCGGACCCTCGTCAGCCAGCTCGGCCACGACATCCGCACCCCGCTGGCGAGCCTGGGCGCCACCGCCGAGCTGCTCGCGGTGGGGGAGTCTGATCCGGTGCGCCGGGAGCGCCTCGCCGTGGTCCTGGCCAAGGTGGGCCAGATCGACGCGCTGGTCGACGAGCTCTTCGACGCGAACGCCGAGCAGCTCCAGGCCCTCCCGGTCGCGCCGGTGCCCGTCGGCACCCCGGAGCTGAGGGAGCTCATCCACCGCGCCGACGCCACGGGGATGGTGGCCGCGATCGACCTCCCGGACGCGCTCGTCGAGGTCGACCCGCGCCGGGCGCAGCAGGTCTTCGACAACGTCCTGGGCAACGCGGCGAAGTACGGCGCCCCGCCCGTCACGGTCACCGGGGTGGTCGAAGCCGGCCTGTACGCCGTGACGATCCGCGACCGCGGCCCCGGCGTACCGCCTGACGAACTGCCCCGGCTGACGGCTCAGCGATTCCGCGGGAGCAACGCCGCCGACGCGCCGGGTTTCGGTCTGGGCCTGTTCACCTCGGCCTGGCTCATGGAGCGGATGGGTGGTTCGCTGACCTGCCACAACGCCACGGACGGCTTCGCGGCCGTGCTGGAATTCCGGTTGGCGTGAACCGGTGAACCGGTGAGCCGGCGAGCCGCTTGGGGGCGGGTACCGCGACCATCGCGAAATGGGCCGATGAGCCCCGCAATGTCCTGCGCGTCGACCCATATCGCGAGGGTGGCGACCCTGGGCAGGGAGCGGCCAGGCGGACTTAGGAGAGATGTAGGGAACTCGCAAGGACTGCGTCAGGGCCGCTTCCTACCGTGAGGACATGAGCAGCACGCAGACGCAGGCCGACACACCCGGGCGCGCAGCGGCGACGCGGCGCGAGTTGGTGATCGAGGCCATGCGCCTCTCGAAGACGTTCTCGCACGGGGGCGTACAGCAGCACGTCCTACGCAACCTCGACCTGGAGATCCGCGCCGGCGACTTCACCGTCATCATGGGCCCCTCGGGCGCGGGCAAGTCCACGCTCCTCTACGCCCTCTCCGGCATGGACGCCCCGACGCTGGGCACCATCACCTTCGACGGCGAGGACATCTCGCGGTACTCCCCGGACCGCCTCGCCGTCTTCCGGCGGCGTCGGTGCGGGTTCGTCTTCCAGCAGATCCACCTGCTCGATGCCCTGTCCCTCCAGGACAACGTGCTGGCGGTGGGGCTGCTGACGGGACGGCGCCACGACGTACGCCGCCGGGCTGCCAACCTCTTCGACCGGGTCGGGCTGGACGAGGCGACCCGGAACAAGTTCCCCAGCATGATCTCCGGCGGCGAGGCGCAGCGGGCCGCCGTCGTGCGGGCGATGATCAACGAGCCGGCCGTGCTGTTCGCCGACGAGCCGACCGGCCAGCTCAACTCCGAGTTCGGCCAGCGGGTGCTCGACCTGCTCACGATGCTGCACCGCGACGGGCAGAGCATCGTCATGGTCACCCACGACCTGCGCTCGGCGCTGCGGGGCGACCGGATCCTCTATCTGCGCGACGGCAGCATCGTCGGCGAGCTGACGCTGCCCCGGTACGCCGCCGAGGACGCCTCCCGCCAGGACCAGCTGGCCGGCTTCCTCGCCGAGATGGGCTGGTGACCCGCCGATGGCCACCGTCCTGCTGCTCGCGCGCCGGACCGTACGGCGTCAGCGCCTCCAGCTCGTCACCACTCTGCTGCTCGTGGCCCTGGCCGCGATGATGGTCAACCTCGGCGTCATCTGCGCCACGGACTACCCGGCCGCCCAACGCGGCGTCGCCCACCGCCTCGACACCGCCGAACTGCAGGTTCACGGCACCGACCGCGCCGCCCTGGCCTCCATGGCCGGCCACCTGCGCGCGGATGAGCGCGTCGCCCGCGTCGACGAGCGTCCCTCGCGCGAGACCTGGGGGAGCATCACGTACAACGGCGGTACCACCCCCACCAACCTCGTCTTCTTCGTCCCTGACACCGCCACCGACCTCGGCCGGTCGGACATCGTCGAGCAGGCAGACCGCAGTTATCCCAACCCGGTCTGGCTGCCGTACGTCTTCAAGGTCGGCGGCGGCTACCGGCTCGGGGACGACTTCCGCGTTACCACCGCCGCGGGCGCGCGCACCTTCCAGGTCAAGGGGTTCTACGAGAACCCGTACTTCGGCATGATGACCATGGGCTTCTCCGGGCTCGGCGTCACGGCCGACCAGCTCGACGCGCTGGGCGCCGGCGCCGACCCGCTTGCTGCAGGCAGCATCCTGGAGGTCCGGCTCCCGGAGGTCGCCCAGGCGGCCGCCGTCGCGACGGCGGCGACGGACCAGGTGAAGGCCGAGTACGTCGCCCGTGGCCTGGAGCCCCCTGCCCTGTGGAGCGATCCCTACGACCTGGTCGAGGTCGCGGCCATGACCGGCCCCGGCATCTACGCCGCCAGCCTCGTCGCGTTCGCGATCCTCATCGCCCTGGTCGTGGTGGTCGTCGTCCGCTTCGTCATCCGCACCGCGGTGCTGCAGGACATGACCGGCATCGGGACGCTCGCCGCGACCGGGTGCACCGCCGCGCAGTCCCTGTGGGGGATCGCCCTGCCCATGGTCGCGACCGCGCTGGTCGGGTCCGTCGTCGGGGTGGCCACGTCGTACGCCGTGCTGCCCGGCCTCCGCGACTCCCTCATCGCCCAGACCGGAATCCGCTGGGCGCCCGGCGTCAGCGCGCTCGGGGCGGCCTCGGCGGTGCTGCTCCTCGTCGCCGTGGCGGCGGGAACGGCCCTGCTGGCGGCCCGAAAGGTCCGCCGCGTGACGCCGGTGCAGGCCGTGCGTGGCGGGGAGAGCGCGCACAGCTTCCGGCGTACGGTCTTCCCGCTCGCCACGACCCGCGGCCCCCTCGGCGCGCTGCTCGGGCTCAAGCAGGCCGTCCAGCACGCCTCGCAGAACGTCATGGTCGCCGCGGTCATCGCGCTGGTGACTTTCGCCGGGATGTTCTCGGCCGGGCTCTACACCAACGTGCTCGGCAGCCGGGATGCGTTCACGCACTTGATGATCGGCGACATGCCGCCGGTGCAGGTGCAGCTGGCCGCCGACCGGAGCAGGCCCCGGGACGCGGCGACCCGCGCGGACCTGCTGCGGCAGGTGGCGGCCACGCAGGGCGTGCGGAAGGCGTTCTATTACGACAACCGCGGGGTCTCCGCCGAGGGCGTGCCGCTCCAGCTGGCCGTCACCGAGGACTTCGCGCGGCAGGACTACAGCTCGATCTACGCCGGCCGGGAACCCCGCCACGACAACGAGATCGCCCTCGGCGGGCGGGCGGCCGAGCGGCTCGGGCGCGCCATCGGCGACACCGTCGCGGTGGAGGTGGGCGGGGCGAAGCGGTCGTTCGTCGTGACCGGCCTGCTCTCCACGATCAACTTCATGGGCATGAAGGCCGACCTGACGACCGACGGCTACCGGCGGCTCATCCCCGCCTACCAGCCCGATTACCTCAACGTCTATCTCAACCAGGGCACCTCGGTCGGCGACTTCCGGGCCGCGCTGGACCCCGCCAGCGCCCCCCAGATCGCGGCCGTCAACGACTCCGCCGAGTTCCTGGCGAGCCAGATGGACGTCTACATCGAGATGTGCGGCTACCTTGCCGTCGGCATCCTGACGGGCACCGGCGTGGTGATCGCCCTGGTGATGGGCCTGGTCACGGCCACGATGATCGTGCGTACCCGGCGCTCGCTGGGGGTGCGCAAGGCGCTGGGGTTCACGACGCGGCAACTCGTGGGGCAGACCGTCATGACCTACCTGCCCGTCGTCGTGGTCGGCGCTCTGGTCGGTGCCGCGCTCGGCCTGGTGCTCGTCGAACCGGCGCTCGTCGGGTTGCTGCGCGGCGCGGGAATCCGGACCTTGTCGATGACGCTGGAGCCGTACGTCGTGACCGCGCTCGTCCTCGGGATCGTCGGCCTCGCGGCGGCCTTGATCGTGGCGCGGGCCTCGCGGATCCGCCGGATCACGCCGTACAGCCTGTTCCAGGAGGTCTAGCCCGCTGCGGTCCGATTTATCCACAGGCCGACCGTTCGTGACCTGCCCTTTTGGTGCCATGGCACCCTTTGTGCAGGTCACGAACGGTCGCTTGGGTCACGGGATGGCGGGTGCGCCTGGGGTCACGGCTGGGTGGGCGCCGCCTCGGTTATGGCTCGGGCATGGCTGGCTCATGGCTTGGCGGGCGCCGGGGGCACCCGTAGCTCGCGGGCGGCCCGGGCTGTGCAGCACCGGGCGACACTGTGTACCACCTGGAACGTGCTACGCGGGGCGCCGAGCCGTGTCGAGTTAGCCCCCGAACTCGTTGGGAAACTCGCCACGGTGTTGCCGCCGGCTCGCCTCGTCCTACAGTGACCCTCGTGACGCAGACCA from Austwickia sp. includes the following:
- a CDS encoding TIGR03086 family protein encodes the protein MTALPQQAIPDKFRTVAAGFTARVDAVTDWDAPTPVKEWVARDVVAHLTWIKDVLGDCVDLGEIPSAASDPVASWAALAGAIQGLLDDPATMAIIHRHAHTGENPVPVLIDRIYTGDVFFHTWDLARSNGLDDRLDPAYVHEALVGMTAAEEVLRPSGQFGERQPVPDDATEQDRLFAFLGRDPSWRR
- a CDS encoding response regulator transcription factor; translated protein: MTTYDVLIVDDEEELARSTVDYLAAFGLAATWAGSAEDALGRLRRDDARLILLDVNLPGLTGFDLCRRLRTDAGTAQTPIVFLSARRSDDDEILALSLGGDDYLRKPFSLSVLLAKVRRILTRLDDAGAAPTGYDDGHLRWDPAADRFWVGGCELVLPAMEHRLLRYCLEHRGKVLTKRDLFVGVWGDAITGEGTLTVHVRRLRTRIEPDPEHPTYLRTVWGRGYLFEGPGG
- a CDS encoding HAMP domain-containing histidine kinase — encoded protein: MRGERAGAVGQIDGVRRAGGARVVGVRPDSRQRLRTWPMLLGLWVLAALAVGVLMWTVTRPLPAVDVAAANDLARTAERSWGRLDTAALDGVGVDYTVVDRAGNVLAARGAPVTDQFAAARARAVSLDVNRGDQTLGRVYVADPSTAAAADRLGFVARVAALAIGAIAAVGTAWLLWLRRRVVAPFGRLQEFAADIAAGRLDAPLRMDRSHLFGAFTESFDLLRAQLTRAREAERAANESKRTLVSQLGHDIRTPLASLGATAELLAVGESDPVRRERLAVVLAKVGQIDALVDELFDANAEQLQALPVAPVPVGTPELRELIHRADATGMVAAIDLPDALVEVDPRRAQQVFDNVLGNAAKYGAPPVTVTGVVEAGLYAVTIRDRGPGVPPDELPRLTAQRFRGSNAADAPGFGLGLFTSAWLMERMGGSLTCHNATDGFAAVLEFRLA
- a CDS encoding ABC transporter ATP-binding protein, yielding MSSTQTQADTPGRAAATRRELVIEAMRLSKTFSHGGVQQHVLRNLDLEIRAGDFTVIMGPSGAGKSTLLYALSGMDAPTLGTITFDGEDISRYSPDRLAVFRRRRCGFVFQQIHLLDALSLQDNVLAVGLLTGRRHDVRRRAANLFDRVGLDEATRNKFPSMISGGEAQRAAVVRAMINEPAVLFADEPTGQLNSEFGQRVLDLLTMLHRDGQSIVMVTHDLRSALRGDRILYLRDGSIVGELTLPRYAAEDASRQDQLAGFLAEMGW
- a CDS encoding FtsX-like permease family protein, producing the protein MATVLLLARRTVRRQRLQLVTTLLLVALAAMMVNLGVICATDYPAAQRGVAHRLDTAELQVHGTDRAALASMAGHLRADERVARVDERPSRETWGSITYNGGTTPTNLVFFVPDTATDLGRSDIVEQADRSYPNPVWLPYVFKVGGGYRLGDDFRVTTAAGARTFQVKGFYENPYFGMMTMGFSGLGVTADQLDALGAGADPLAAGSILEVRLPEVAQAAAVATAATDQVKAEYVARGLEPPALWSDPYDLVEVAAMTGPGIYAASLVAFAILIALVVVVVVRFVIRTAVLQDMTGIGTLAATGCTAAQSLWGIALPMVATALVGSVVGVATSYAVLPGLRDSLIAQTGIRWAPGVSALGAASAVLLLVAVAAGTALLAARKVRRVTPVQAVRGGESAHSFRRTVFPLATTRGPLGALLGLKQAVQHASQNVMVAAVIALVTFAGMFSAGLYTNVLGSRDAFTHLMIGDMPPVQVQLAADRSRPRDAATRADLLRQVAATQGVRKAFYYDNRGVSAEGVPLQLAVTEDFARQDYSSIYAGREPRHDNEIALGGRAAERLGRAIGDTVAVEVGGAKRSFVVTGLLSTINFMGMKADLTTDGYRRLIPAYQPDYLNVYLNQGTSVGDFRAALDPASAPQIAAVNDSAEFLASQMDVYIEMCGYLAVGILTGTGVVIALVMGLVTATMIVRTRRSLGVRKALGFTTRQLVGQTVMTYLPVVVVGALVGAALGLVLVEPALVGLLRGAGIRTLSMTLEPYVVTALVLGIVGLAAALIVARASRIRRITPYSLFQEV